A single window of Scomber scombrus chromosome 12, fScoSco1.1, whole genome shotgun sequence DNA harbors:
- the epas1b gene encoding endothelial PAS domain-containing protein 1b isoform X4, producing MTADKEKKRSSSERRKEKSRDAARCRRSKETEVFYELAHQLPLPYSVSSHLDKASIMRLAISFLRLRKILATGNNSSSNNSSSNNSSSNISSSNISSSNISSSNISSSNISSNISSSISSDVDEEEQMDSLYLKSLEGFITVVTSDGDMIFLSENINKFMGLTQVELTGHSIFDFTHPCDHDEIRENLSLKTTGSGFGKKGKEMSTERDFFMRMKCTVTNRGRTVNLKSASWKVLHCTGHLKMYNSCPPRVLCSFKEPPLTCAVLMCEPIPHPSNIDTPLDSKTFLSRHSMDMKFTYCDERVTELMGYTPDDLLGRSVYDFYHALDSDSVTKSHHNLCTKGQAVSGQYRMLAKNGGFVWVETQGTVIYNSRNSQPQCIVCINYVLSDVEEKSMILSLEQTESLFKPRHMSTFFTAGGAGVTAEPGETLFTKLKEEPEDLAQLAPTPGDTIVSLDFVRSHFEEPQQPTAYNQVSAAAMPPPGPPGPPAWTSESHKPAPPASSQTVAPLPGDMANMANTFNVQQNPPPSSATPSLSSCSTPSSPGDYYSSVESDLKVELTEKLSEKLFALDTEGDGSPEDTERDLSDLDLDTLAPYIPMDGEDFQLNPIITESESLEKGPAGMMGSNGCLAKKHPATQSSFSNIASLFQPLSSPPQHPGHYQPQPAWSAQEKRGSGQGALETREGSYMLGHMQIPPYQAPASTPLSSMGGRQNLQWPPDPLLTYQQQRVAKPYMMDNLSEEERPSCQQNMPHLMQKQRSIDNFVQAYRDMSPARVGMANSIKRSFTQMALGETKQPEIMWKKMRGDSCAAMDRSLSTGSLTETGMGRMMPGSMPLCLSSLHQHRKSQYPGNGLEEKTFSHKSCNYSDYSMMPYNKTGGIASRLLGPSFERSCLPELTRYDCEVNVPLQGNLHLLQGCDLLRALDQAS from the exons GAGCAGCTCGGAGCGCCGCAAGGAGAAGTCTCGAGATGCGGCTCGTTGCAGACGCAGCAAAGAGACGGAGGTTTTTTACGAGCTCGCTCACCAGCTGCCTTTACCTTACAGCGTCAGCTCTCACCTGGACAAGGCCTCCATCATGAGGCTGGCTATCAGCTTCCTGCGCTTACGGAAGATACTCGCCACAG gcaacaacagcagcagcaacaacagcagcagcaacaacagcagcagcaacatcagcagcagcaacatcagcagcagcaacatcagcagcagcaacatcagcagcagcaacatcagcagcaacatcagcagcagcatcagcagcgaTGTCGACGAGGAAGAACAGATGGACAGTCTGTACCTGAAGTCTCTGGAGGGCTTCATCACCGTGGTAACGTCTGACGGCGACATGATCTTCCTGTCCGAGAACATCAACAAATTCATGGGGCTCACGCAG gtGGAGCTCACTGGTCACAGCATCTTCGATTTCACTCATCCATGTGACCACGACGAGATCAGAGAAAACCTCAGCCTGAAAACAACTG gcAGCGGCTTTGGTAAGAAGGGCAAAGAAATGAGCACCGAGCGAGACTTCTTCATGAGGATGAAATGCACGGTGACCAACAGGGGGCGCACCGTCAACCTCAAGTCAGCCAGCTGGAAG gTGCTGCACTGCACCGGACACCTGAAGATGTACAACAGCTGCCCTCCGCGAGTGCTGTGCAGCTTCAAAGAGCCCCCGCTCACCTGCGCTGTCCTGATGTGCGAACCCATCCCACACCCGTCCAACATCGACACACCGCTGGACAGCAAGACCTTCCTGAGCAGACACAGCATGGACATGAAGTTCACCTACTGCGAtgagag ggtAACAGAGTTGATGGGTTACACTCCGGATGATCTGCTGGGCCGTTCAGTCTACGACTTTTACCACGCCTTGGACTCAGACAGCGTCACCAAGAGCCACCACAACc tgtGCACCAAGGGCCAGGCAGTGAGCGGTCAGTATCGCATGCTGGCTAAGAACGGAGGCTTCGTCTGGGTAGAAACCCAGGGAACTGTTATTTATAACAGCCGCAACTCTCAGCCCCAGTGCATCGTGTGCATAAACTATGTCCTCAG TGACGTTGAAGAGAAGTCGATGATCTTGTCCTTGGAGCAGACAGAGTCCCTCTTCAAGCCGCGCCACATGAGCACTTTCTTCACCGCTGGAGGAGCCGGTGTGACCGCAGAGCCGGGAGAGACCCTCTTCACCAAACTCAAAGAGGAACCGGAGGACCTCGCCCAGCTGGCGCCGACACCCGGAGACACGATCGTCTCCCTCGACTTCG TCCGCTCTCATTTCGAGGAGCCTCAGCAGCCGACAGCATACAACCAAGTATCTGCTGCCGCTATGCCTCCTCCTGGACCTCCGGGACCTCCGGCCTGGACCAGCGAAAGCCACAAGCCTGCCCCTCCGGCATCAAGCCAAACCGTGGCTCCACTTCCAGGAGATATGGCTAACATGGCAAACACGTTCAACGTGCAGCAGAATCCGCCACCGAGCAGCGCCACTCCGAGCCTGAGCAGCTGCTCCACG CCCAGCAGCCCAGGTGATTACTACAGCTCTGTGGAGAGTGACCTGAAGGTGGAGCTGACTGAGAAGCTGTCTGAGAAGCTGTTTGCTCTGGACACAGAGGGCGACGGCAGTCCTGAAGACACAGAG AGGGACTTAAGTGACTTGGACCTGGACACTTTGGCTCCTTACATCCCGATGGACGGAGAAGACTTCCAACTGAATCCCATCATCACAGAGTCGGAGTCCCTGGAAAAAGGTCCGGCTGGAATGATGGGGAGCAACGGCTGCCTCGCCAAAAAACACCCGGCGACACAGAGCAGCTTCAGTAACATCGCCAGCCTCTTCCAGccactgtcttctcctcctcagcATCCAGGCCACTACCAGCCTCAGCCAGCCTGGTCcgcacaggagaagagaggcTCCGGTCAGGGAGCTCTGGAAACCCGAGAGGGGTCTTACATGTTGGGTCACATGCAGATTCCCCCCTACCAGGCTCCGGCCAGCACCCCTCTGTCCTCCATGGGCGGCAGGCAGAATCTACAGTGGCCACCAGATCCCCTGTTAACCTACCAGCAACAAAGAGTCGCCAAGCCCTACATGATGGACAATTTGTCAGAAGAGGAGCGACCCTCCTGCCAACAGAACATGCCACATCTCATGCAGAAACAGAG gtccATTGACAACTTTGTTCAAGCCTACAGAGACATGAGTCCAGCCAGAGTCGGCATGGCCAACAGCATCAAGCGCTCCTTCACTCAGATGGCTCTG GGTGAAACTAAGCAGCCAGAAATCATGTGGAAGAAGATGAGGGGTGACAGTTGTGCCGCCATGGATCGTTCCCTCAGCACAGGATCACTGACAG agACAGGGATGGGCAGGATGATGCCAGGCAGCATGCCTCTATGTCTCAGCTCTCTGCATCAACACAGGAAGTCTCAGTATCCAGGAAACGGGTTAGAGGAGAAAACCTTTTCCCATAAGAGCTGCAACTACTCAGATTATAGCATGATGCCTTACAACAAGACCGGGG GTATAGCGAGTCGTCTGCTTGGCCCTTCATTCGAGCGTTCCTGTCTGCCGGAGTTGACCCGTTACGACTGCGAGGTCAACGTGCCGCTGCAGGGAAACCTGCACCTCCTCCAGGGCTGTGACCTGCTGAGAGCCCTGGACCAGGCCTCCTAG
- the epas1b gene encoding endothelial PAS domain-containing protein 1b isoform X1, which yields MSYNKLKSVTIPSSSLCFLCRSSSERRKEKSRDAARCRRSKETEVFYELAHQLPLPYSVSSHLDKASIMRLAISFLRLRKILATGNNSSSNNSSSNNSSSNISSSNISSSNISSSNISSSNISSNISSSISSDVDEEEQMDSLYLKSLEGFITVVTSDGDMIFLSENINKFMGLTQVELTGHSIFDFTHPCDHDEIRENLSLKTTGSGFGKKGKEMSTERDFFMRMKCTVTNRGRTVNLKSASWKVLHCTGHLKMYNSCPPRVLCSFKEPPLTCAVLMCEPIPHPSNIDTPLDSKTFLSRHSMDMKFTYCDERVTELMGYTPDDLLGRSVYDFYHALDSDSVTKSHHNLCTKGQAVSGQYRMLAKNGGFVWVETQGTVIYNSRNSQPQCIVCINYVLSDVEEKSMILSLEQTESLFKPRHMSTFFTAGGAGVTAEPGETLFTKLKEEPEDLAQLAPTPGDTIVSLDFVRSHFEEPQQPTAYNQVSAAAMPPPGPPGPPAWTSESHKPAPPASSQTVAPLPGDMANMANTFNVQQNPPPSSATPSLSSCSTPSSPGDYYSSVESDLKVELTEKLSEKLFALDTEGDGSPEDTERDLSDLDLDTLAPYIPMDGEDFQLNPIITESESLEKGPAGMMGSNGCLAKKHPATQSSFSNIASLFQPLSSPPQHPGHYQPQPAWSAQEKRGSGQGALETREGSYMLGHMQIPPYQAPASTPLSSMGGRQNLQWPPDPLLTYQQQRVAKPYMMDNLSEEERPSCQQNMPHLMQKQRSIDNFVQAYRDMSPARVGMANSIKRSFTQMALGETKQPEIMWKKMRGDSCAAMDRSLSTGSLTETGMGRMMPGSMPLCLSSLHQHRKSQYPGNGLEEKTFSHKSCNYSDYSMMPYNKTGGIASRLLGPSFERSCLPELTRYDCEVNVPLQGNLHLLQGCDLLRALDQAS from the exons atgtcatataacaaactgaaaagtGTAACCatcccctcttcttctctgtgttttctgtgcagGAGCAGCTCGGAGCGCCGCAAGGAGAAGTCTCGAGATGCGGCTCGTTGCAGACGCAGCAAAGAGACGGAGGTTTTTTACGAGCTCGCTCACCAGCTGCCTTTACCTTACAGCGTCAGCTCTCACCTGGACAAGGCCTCCATCATGAGGCTGGCTATCAGCTTCCTGCGCTTACGGAAGATACTCGCCACAG gcaacaacagcagcagcaacaacagcagcagcaacaacagcagcagcaacatcagcagcagcaacatcagcagcagcaacatcagcagcagcaacatcagcagcagcaacatcagcagcaacatcagcagcagcatcagcagcgaTGTCGACGAGGAAGAACAGATGGACAGTCTGTACCTGAAGTCTCTGGAGGGCTTCATCACCGTGGTAACGTCTGACGGCGACATGATCTTCCTGTCCGAGAACATCAACAAATTCATGGGGCTCACGCAG gtGGAGCTCACTGGTCACAGCATCTTCGATTTCACTCATCCATGTGACCACGACGAGATCAGAGAAAACCTCAGCCTGAAAACAACTG gcAGCGGCTTTGGTAAGAAGGGCAAAGAAATGAGCACCGAGCGAGACTTCTTCATGAGGATGAAATGCACGGTGACCAACAGGGGGCGCACCGTCAACCTCAAGTCAGCCAGCTGGAAG gTGCTGCACTGCACCGGACACCTGAAGATGTACAACAGCTGCCCTCCGCGAGTGCTGTGCAGCTTCAAAGAGCCCCCGCTCACCTGCGCTGTCCTGATGTGCGAACCCATCCCACACCCGTCCAACATCGACACACCGCTGGACAGCAAGACCTTCCTGAGCAGACACAGCATGGACATGAAGTTCACCTACTGCGAtgagag ggtAACAGAGTTGATGGGTTACACTCCGGATGATCTGCTGGGCCGTTCAGTCTACGACTTTTACCACGCCTTGGACTCAGACAGCGTCACCAAGAGCCACCACAACc tgtGCACCAAGGGCCAGGCAGTGAGCGGTCAGTATCGCATGCTGGCTAAGAACGGAGGCTTCGTCTGGGTAGAAACCCAGGGAACTGTTATTTATAACAGCCGCAACTCTCAGCCCCAGTGCATCGTGTGCATAAACTATGTCCTCAG TGACGTTGAAGAGAAGTCGATGATCTTGTCCTTGGAGCAGACAGAGTCCCTCTTCAAGCCGCGCCACATGAGCACTTTCTTCACCGCTGGAGGAGCCGGTGTGACCGCAGAGCCGGGAGAGACCCTCTTCACCAAACTCAAAGAGGAACCGGAGGACCTCGCCCAGCTGGCGCCGACACCCGGAGACACGATCGTCTCCCTCGACTTCG TCCGCTCTCATTTCGAGGAGCCTCAGCAGCCGACAGCATACAACCAAGTATCTGCTGCCGCTATGCCTCCTCCTGGACCTCCGGGACCTCCGGCCTGGACCAGCGAAAGCCACAAGCCTGCCCCTCCGGCATCAAGCCAAACCGTGGCTCCACTTCCAGGAGATATGGCTAACATGGCAAACACGTTCAACGTGCAGCAGAATCCGCCACCGAGCAGCGCCACTCCGAGCCTGAGCAGCTGCTCCACG CCCAGCAGCCCAGGTGATTACTACAGCTCTGTGGAGAGTGACCTGAAGGTGGAGCTGACTGAGAAGCTGTCTGAGAAGCTGTTTGCTCTGGACACAGAGGGCGACGGCAGTCCTGAAGACACAGAG AGGGACTTAAGTGACTTGGACCTGGACACTTTGGCTCCTTACATCCCGATGGACGGAGAAGACTTCCAACTGAATCCCATCATCACAGAGTCGGAGTCCCTGGAAAAAGGTCCGGCTGGAATGATGGGGAGCAACGGCTGCCTCGCCAAAAAACACCCGGCGACACAGAGCAGCTTCAGTAACATCGCCAGCCTCTTCCAGccactgtcttctcctcctcagcATCCAGGCCACTACCAGCCTCAGCCAGCCTGGTCcgcacaggagaagagaggcTCCGGTCAGGGAGCTCTGGAAACCCGAGAGGGGTCTTACATGTTGGGTCACATGCAGATTCCCCCCTACCAGGCTCCGGCCAGCACCCCTCTGTCCTCCATGGGCGGCAGGCAGAATCTACAGTGGCCACCAGATCCCCTGTTAACCTACCAGCAACAAAGAGTCGCCAAGCCCTACATGATGGACAATTTGTCAGAAGAGGAGCGACCCTCCTGCCAACAGAACATGCCACATCTCATGCAGAAACAGAG gtccATTGACAACTTTGTTCAAGCCTACAGAGACATGAGTCCAGCCAGAGTCGGCATGGCCAACAGCATCAAGCGCTCCTTCACTCAGATGGCTCTG GGTGAAACTAAGCAGCCAGAAATCATGTGGAAGAAGATGAGGGGTGACAGTTGTGCCGCCATGGATCGTTCCCTCAGCACAGGATCACTGACAG agACAGGGATGGGCAGGATGATGCCAGGCAGCATGCCTCTATGTCTCAGCTCTCTGCATCAACACAGGAAGTCTCAGTATCCAGGAAACGGGTTAGAGGAGAAAACCTTTTCCCATAAGAGCTGCAACTACTCAGATTATAGCATGATGCCTTACAACAAGACCGGGG GTATAGCGAGTCGTCTGCTTGGCCCTTCATTCGAGCGTTCCTGTCTGCCGGAGTTGACCCGTTACGACTGCGAGGTCAACGTGCCGCTGCAGGGAAACCTGCACCTCCTCCAGGGCTGTGACCTGCTGAGAGCCCTGGACCAGGCCTCCTAG
- the epas1b gene encoding endothelial PAS domain-containing protein 1b isoform X3 has product MSYNKLKSVTIPSSSLCFLCRSSSERRKEKSRDAARCRRSKETEVFYELAHQLPLPYSVSSHLDKASIMRLAISFLRLRKILATGTSNNSSSNISSSNISSSNISSSNISSSNISSNISSSISSDVDEEEQMDSLYLKSLEGFITVVTSDGDMIFLSENINKFMGLTQVELTGHSIFDFTHPCDHDEIRENLSLKTTGSGFGKKGKEMSTERDFFMRMKCTVTNRGRTVNLKSASWKVLHCTGHLKMYNSCPPRVLCSFKEPPLTCAVLMCEPIPHPSNIDTPLDSKTFLSRHSMDMKFTYCDERVTELMGYTPDDLLGRSVYDFYHALDSDSVTKSHHNLCTKGQAVSGQYRMLAKNGGFVWVETQGTVIYNSRNSQPQCIVCINYVLSDVEEKSMILSLEQTESLFKPRHMSTFFTAGGAGVTAEPGETLFTKLKEEPEDLAQLAPTPGDTIVSLDFVRSHFEEPQQPTAYNQVSAAAMPPPGPPGPPAWTSESHKPAPPASSQTVAPLPGDMANMANTFNVQQNPPPSSATPSLSSCSTPSSPGDYYSSVESDLKVELTEKLSEKLFALDTEGDGSPEDTERDLSDLDLDTLAPYIPMDGEDFQLNPIITESESLEKGPAGMMGSNGCLAKKHPATQSSFSNIASLFQPLSSPPQHPGHYQPQPAWSAQEKRGSGQGALETREGSYMLGHMQIPPYQAPASTPLSSMGGRQNLQWPPDPLLTYQQQRVAKPYMMDNLSEEERPSCQQNMPHLMQKQRSIDNFVQAYRDMSPARVGMANSIKRSFTQMALGETKQPEIMWKKMRGDSCAAMDRSLSTGSLTETGMGRMMPGSMPLCLSSLHQHRKSQYPGNGLEEKTFSHKSCNYSDYSMMPYNKTGGIASRLLGPSFERSCLPELTRYDCEVNVPLQGNLHLLQGCDLLRALDQAS; this is encoded by the exons atgtcatataacaaactgaaaagtGTAACCatcccctcttcttctctgtgttttctgtgcagGAGCAGCTCGGAGCGCCGCAAGGAGAAGTCTCGAGATGCGGCTCGTTGCAGACGCAGCAAAGAGACGGAGGTTTTTTACGAGCTCGCTCACCAGCTGCCTTTACCTTACAGCGTCAGCTCTCACCTGGACAAGGCCTCCATCATGAGGCTGGCTATCAGCTTCCTGCGCTTACGGAAGATACTCGCCACAGGCAC cagcaacaacagcagcagcaacatcagcagcagcaacatcagcagcagcaacatcagcagcagcaacatcagcagcagcaacatcagcagcaacatcagcagcagcatcagcagcgaTGTCGACGAGGAAGAACAGATGGACAGTCTGTACCTGAAGTCTCTGGAGGGCTTCATCACCGTGGTAACGTCTGACGGCGACATGATCTTCCTGTCCGAGAACATCAACAAATTCATGGGGCTCACGCAG gtGGAGCTCACTGGTCACAGCATCTTCGATTTCACTCATCCATGTGACCACGACGAGATCAGAGAAAACCTCAGCCTGAAAACAACTG gcAGCGGCTTTGGTAAGAAGGGCAAAGAAATGAGCACCGAGCGAGACTTCTTCATGAGGATGAAATGCACGGTGACCAACAGGGGGCGCACCGTCAACCTCAAGTCAGCCAGCTGGAAG gTGCTGCACTGCACCGGACACCTGAAGATGTACAACAGCTGCCCTCCGCGAGTGCTGTGCAGCTTCAAAGAGCCCCCGCTCACCTGCGCTGTCCTGATGTGCGAACCCATCCCACACCCGTCCAACATCGACACACCGCTGGACAGCAAGACCTTCCTGAGCAGACACAGCATGGACATGAAGTTCACCTACTGCGAtgagag ggtAACAGAGTTGATGGGTTACACTCCGGATGATCTGCTGGGCCGTTCAGTCTACGACTTTTACCACGCCTTGGACTCAGACAGCGTCACCAAGAGCCACCACAACc tgtGCACCAAGGGCCAGGCAGTGAGCGGTCAGTATCGCATGCTGGCTAAGAACGGAGGCTTCGTCTGGGTAGAAACCCAGGGAACTGTTATTTATAACAGCCGCAACTCTCAGCCCCAGTGCATCGTGTGCATAAACTATGTCCTCAG TGACGTTGAAGAGAAGTCGATGATCTTGTCCTTGGAGCAGACAGAGTCCCTCTTCAAGCCGCGCCACATGAGCACTTTCTTCACCGCTGGAGGAGCCGGTGTGACCGCAGAGCCGGGAGAGACCCTCTTCACCAAACTCAAAGAGGAACCGGAGGACCTCGCCCAGCTGGCGCCGACACCCGGAGACACGATCGTCTCCCTCGACTTCG TCCGCTCTCATTTCGAGGAGCCTCAGCAGCCGACAGCATACAACCAAGTATCTGCTGCCGCTATGCCTCCTCCTGGACCTCCGGGACCTCCGGCCTGGACCAGCGAAAGCCACAAGCCTGCCCCTCCGGCATCAAGCCAAACCGTGGCTCCACTTCCAGGAGATATGGCTAACATGGCAAACACGTTCAACGTGCAGCAGAATCCGCCACCGAGCAGCGCCACTCCGAGCCTGAGCAGCTGCTCCACG CCCAGCAGCCCAGGTGATTACTACAGCTCTGTGGAGAGTGACCTGAAGGTGGAGCTGACTGAGAAGCTGTCTGAGAAGCTGTTTGCTCTGGACACAGAGGGCGACGGCAGTCCTGAAGACACAGAG AGGGACTTAAGTGACTTGGACCTGGACACTTTGGCTCCTTACATCCCGATGGACGGAGAAGACTTCCAACTGAATCCCATCATCACAGAGTCGGAGTCCCTGGAAAAAGGTCCGGCTGGAATGATGGGGAGCAACGGCTGCCTCGCCAAAAAACACCCGGCGACACAGAGCAGCTTCAGTAACATCGCCAGCCTCTTCCAGccactgtcttctcctcctcagcATCCAGGCCACTACCAGCCTCAGCCAGCCTGGTCcgcacaggagaagagaggcTCCGGTCAGGGAGCTCTGGAAACCCGAGAGGGGTCTTACATGTTGGGTCACATGCAGATTCCCCCCTACCAGGCTCCGGCCAGCACCCCTCTGTCCTCCATGGGCGGCAGGCAGAATCTACAGTGGCCACCAGATCCCCTGTTAACCTACCAGCAACAAAGAGTCGCCAAGCCCTACATGATGGACAATTTGTCAGAAGAGGAGCGACCCTCCTGCCAACAGAACATGCCACATCTCATGCAGAAACAGAG gtccATTGACAACTTTGTTCAAGCCTACAGAGACATGAGTCCAGCCAGAGTCGGCATGGCCAACAGCATCAAGCGCTCCTTCACTCAGATGGCTCTG GGTGAAACTAAGCAGCCAGAAATCATGTGGAAGAAGATGAGGGGTGACAGTTGTGCCGCCATGGATCGTTCCCTCAGCACAGGATCACTGACAG agACAGGGATGGGCAGGATGATGCCAGGCAGCATGCCTCTATGTCTCAGCTCTCTGCATCAACACAGGAAGTCTCAGTATCCAGGAAACGGGTTAGAGGAGAAAACCTTTTCCCATAAGAGCTGCAACTACTCAGATTATAGCATGATGCCTTACAACAAGACCGGGG GTATAGCGAGTCGTCTGCTTGGCCCTTCATTCGAGCGTTCCTGTCTGCCGGAGTTGACCCGTTACGACTGCGAGGTCAACGTGCCGCTGCAGGGAAACCTGCACCTCCTCCAGGGCTGTGACCTGCTGAGAGCCCTGGACCAGGCCTCCTAG